The Gillisia sp. Hel_I_86 genome has a segment encoding these proteins:
- a CDS encoding aminopeptidase P family protein has protein sequence MFSRETYVSRREILKKKVKSGILIFPGNKETGMNYKDNWYPFRQDSTFLYYFGINLPDLYMVIDLDEDKEILFGEDLTPEDMVWVGASEPLNTYAEKCGVAEVKPMSKLEETVRKAKQKGQRLHYLPPYRSKVTIEISELTGIPVAEVEANKSIEFIKAVIAQRSIKSEEEIKELHKAVNITANMHRHAIRCTKHGVTEKQIAGELQAIAIAGGGNISFPIILTKNGQYLHNHATQAVVENGDIILCDCGAETAMNYAGDMTRTFPVAERFTAIQSEIYSIVLDAHESASSALKPGYIFKDAHLLACSRIVEGLKGFGLMKGDTQEAVNAGAHTLFFQCGLGHFMGMDVHDMENFGEQLVGYTDEAKKSTDFGLKSLRLGKALEAGNVLTVEPGIYFNPFLIDAWKAQGKYTDFVNYDKVERFKDFGGMRVEEDFLITTTGKQLLGEPLAKTIEELEELKNS, from the coding sequence ATGTTTTCAAGAGAAACTTATGTATCGCGGCGGGAGATTTTAAAAAAGAAAGTGAAATCTGGGATTCTGATATTTCCCGGGAATAAGGAAACCGGGATGAATTATAAAGATAACTGGTATCCATTCCGCCAGGATAGTACTTTCTTATATTACTTCGGAATTAACCTTCCCGACTTGTATATGGTCATCGATCTGGATGAAGACAAAGAAATTCTTTTCGGAGAAGATTTAACCCCTGAAGATATGGTTTGGGTGGGAGCTTCTGAACCTTTAAATACCTATGCTGAAAAATGTGGCGTTGCGGAGGTAAAACCAATGTCTAAGCTTGAAGAAACAGTTCGTAAAGCAAAACAAAAAGGGCAAAGGTTACATTATTTACCGCCCTACCGAAGTAAAGTCACTATTGAAATTAGTGAGCTTACGGGAATTCCTGTGGCTGAAGTGGAAGCAAACAAATCTATTGAATTTATCAAAGCAGTGATTGCACAGCGTTCTATAAAATCTGAGGAAGAAATTAAAGAACTACATAAAGCCGTAAACATCACTGCCAACATGCATCGCCATGCGATTAGGTGCACGAAACACGGAGTTACCGAAAAGCAGATTGCGGGTGAATTACAGGCGATAGCAATAGCCGGGGGCGGGAATATTTCTTTCCCAATAATTTTAACCAAAAACGGGCAGTATCTTCATAATCACGCAACCCAGGCAGTAGTAGAAAACGGGGATATTATTTTATGTGACTGTGGTGCAGAAACAGCAATGAATTATGCCGGGGATATGACGCGTACATTTCCCGTTGCCGAAAGATTTACAGCTATTCAAAGTGAAATTTATTCCATTGTGCTGGATGCCCACGAGTCGGCTTCTTCGGCTTTAAAACCAGGATATATATTTAAAGATGCACATTTACTTGCCTGTAGCCGCATTGTGGAGGGCTTAAAAGGTTTCGGCTTGATGAAAGGAGATACGCAGGAAGCCGTGAATGCCGGTGCGCATACCTTGTTTTTCCAATGCGGGCTGGGACATTTTATGGGAATGGACGTGCACGATATGGAAAATTTCGGAGAACAGCTGGTAGGTTATACCGATGAGGCTAAAAAAAGTACCGATTTCGGCTTAAAATCCCTCCGATTAGGGAAAGCACTGGAAGCAGGGAATGTCCTTACCGTAGAACCCGGAATTTATTTTAATCCGTTTCTAATCGATGCCTGGAAAGCTCAGGGGAAATACACCGATTTCGTGAACTATGATAAGGTTGAGAGGTTTAAAGACTTTGGCGGAATGCGCGTTGAAGAAGATTTTCTCATCACTACTACCGGAAAACAGTTATTAGGAGAGCCTTTGGCCAAAACAATAGAAGAATTAGAAGAACTTAAAAATTCATAA
- a CDS encoding M1 family metallopeptidase, with the protein MKRLLTYLLFATISIQLYAQEKEFTHADTLRGSITAERAWWDVMRYDISVTPDFENKYTSGFNTITYKVAQEKHPEMMQIDLQKPLEIDSIVYDKTKSLSFKREGNVFHVQTPKQKLNTEHEVKIYFSGKPHEAIRAPWDGGWTFAKDEKGRPWMTVTCQGLGVSIWYPNKDHQSDEPDRGASLTMRVPKDLMAVANGHMLDKTEHQDGTVSYKWGVENPISNYTIIPYIGHYKNFSEEYKGIKGALELNYWVLDYNLEKAKDYMPPEVHNMLDAFEYWFGPYPFYEDGFKLVETEHTGMEHQSNVSYGNWYAGGYRGRDLSNTGLGLTWDFIIIHESGHEWFGNNITSNDLADMYIHESFTNYSETLFLDYVYGEEAANDYNFGSRIGIQNDKPIIPVYGVNAQGSGDMYPKGGNMLHSIRHSIDNDKLFKNILTGLNMTFHNKTVDGSEIQHYISEKAGYDYSKVFEQYLTTTQIPKLELYIDAPNSKIFYRYINCVDGFNLPLVLKGDEEKIKIIPSSEWQSVGIQNKNQYLFTPWRIEHMYYLEVELVKNMEE; encoded by the coding sequence ATGAAAAGACTCTTAACTTATCTGTTGTTTGCTACAATTTCAATTCAGTTGTATGCTCAGGAAAAGGAATTTACGCATGCCGATACACTTCGAGGTTCTATTACTGCTGAAAGAGCCTGGTGGGATGTGATGAGGTATGATATTTCGGTAACCCCTGATTTCGAAAACAAATATACTTCAGGATTCAACACTATCACTTATAAAGTTGCTCAGGAAAAGCATCCGGAAATGATGCAGATCGATTTACAAAAACCTTTGGAAATCGATAGTATCGTCTACGATAAGACTAAGTCTTTAAGCTTTAAGCGGGAAGGAAATGTTTTTCATGTGCAAACTCCCAAACAAAAATTAAATACCGAGCATGAAGTAAAGATTTACTTCAGCGGAAAACCTCATGAAGCCATTCGCGCTCCTTGGGATGGTGGATGGACTTTTGCAAAAGATGAAAAAGGAAGACCATGGATGACGGTTACTTGCCAGGGCCTTGGTGTTTCTATCTGGTATCCTAACAAAGATCACCAAAGTGATGAGCCCGATCGCGGAGCTTCCTTAACCATGCGGGTCCCAAAAGATCTAATGGCAGTAGCTAACGGCCATATGTTAGATAAAACCGAACATCAAGATGGTACAGTTTCCTATAAATGGGGCGTAGAAAATCCGATAAGTAATTATACGATCATTCCATATATAGGGCACTATAAAAACTTTTCAGAAGAATATAAAGGAATAAAAGGAGCCCTTGAACTCAATTATTGGGTATTGGACTATAATCTTGAAAAAGCCAAAGATTATATGCCGCCGGAAGTTCACAATATGCTCGATGCTTTTGAATACTGGTTTGGTCCCTACCCGTTTTATGAAGATGGCTTTAAACTTGTGGAAACTGAACATACCGGGATGGAGCACCAATCCAATGTTTCTTATGGTAACTGGTATGCGGGGGGCTATCGTGGCAGAGATCTTTCTAATACTGGACTGGGCTTAACTTGGGATTTTATAATTATCCATGAAAGTGGGCACGAATGGTTTGGAAACAATATCACTAGTAATGATCTGGCAGATATGTACATTCATGAAAGTTTTACCAATTACAGTGAAACCTTATTTCTCGACTATGTATATGGAGAAGAAGCTGCGAATGATTATAATTTCGGAAGTAGAATCGGGATTCAGAATGACAAACCTATCATTCCTGTGTATGGTGTAAATGCACAGGGAAGCGGCGATATGTATCCAAAAGGAGGAAATATGCTGCATAGCATTCGTCATAGTATAGATAACGACAAGCTCTTCAAAAATATCCTTACCGGTTTAAATATGACTTTTCATAATAAAACGGTAGATGGAAGTGAAATTCAACACTATATTTCAGAGAAAGCGGGATATGATTATTCGAAGGTTTTTGAACAGTATTTAACAACTACACAAATCCCGAAACTTGAATTATATATAGATGCTCCAAACAGTAAAATATTCTACAGATATATTAATTGTGTAGATGGTTTCAATTTGCCGCTGGTATTAAAAGGCGATGAAGAAAAAATTAAAATAATCCCTTCTTCAGAATGGCAAAGTGTAGGGATTCAGAATAAAAATCAATATCTGTTCACTCCCTGGAGGATAGAGCATATGTATTATTTAGAGGTTGAACTGGTTAAAAATATGGAAGAATAA
- a CDS encoding DUF6730 family protein — protein MLSTKKADSLKSAYPFVRAGRLELPHLAAPDPKLQLISKTIISSIPLSTEALDKNLNAFLKKQETEDKSTDELSKSMDKKLEKATVLPNYMLMIFGISMLGLLGYFKHTANIAEKEKYRIHQLLIESKNYHYQEYFSKTPEIKDDYYKWLGEQK, from the coding sequence GTGTTATCCACAAAAAAAGCCGACTCGCTAAAGTCGGCTTATCCCTTTGTGCGGGCGGGGAGACTCGAACTCCCACATCTCGCGGCACCAGATCCTAAGCTTCAGTTAATTTCAAAAACAATTATTAGCTCTATCCCTCTTAGCACCGAAGCTTTGGATAAGAACCTGAACGCCTTTCTGAAAAAACAGGAAACAGAAGATAAATCCACAGATGAACTTTCAAAGAGCATGGATAAAAAGCTGGAAAAAGCCACGGTGCTACCCAATTATATGCTCATGATCTTCGGAATATCCATGTTGGGGCTTCTGGGCTATTTCAAACACACCGCCAATATAGCGGAAAAGGAAAAATATAGAATCCATCAGTTACTGATAGAATCAAAAAATTACCATTATCAAGAATATTTTTCAAAAACCCCTGAGATCAAAGATGATTATTACAAGTGGTTGGGGGAGCAAAAATAA
- a CDS encoding capsule assembly Wzi family protein — protein sequence MKPKSHYIFLLFILAANQLFSQIEYSGSINLEGYASNKDELPFWMYSNTRGRVSEKSNFATWINGKAVYGFSSNSSLEVGAGILYQDELRNDDFIDELYASYKISWLEIVVGRKQKQEFYNGLSATNESFAWSLNARPLPGIQIRTQRPIYFNENEKLGVEFSLNEYLLGDDRFVKAARLHHKRFHVVYNPHPGFSIRAGIQHYAQWAGDSPESGPQPSGFSDYLRVVSGREGGENSVVGDRMNVLGNHLGSYELYLTKKFENASVKLIYNHFFEDGSGTRFDNFPDGRYGIFWEKDSKEGFVNSVLYEFYYTKNQSTNSLSPHGKDAYFNNFQTYRSGWTYQRRVLGVPFFDFSEEKDIVVGNRFLAHHVGFSGSLTKSREFEYKILSSYVKKYGAYLKRYSPNREEIYLKYDLGLFKDPFNLNLIMSAEYSNIAQPIYGAGLSLSKQF from the coding sequence TTGAAACCAAAATCTCATTACATATTTTTGCTCTTTATCCTAGCTGCAAATCAGCTTTTTTCCCAAATAGAATATTCGGGAAGCATCAATTTGGAAGGTTACGCTTCAAATAAAGATGAACTGCCTTTTTGGATGTATAGCAATACTCGGGGCAGGGTTTCGGAAAAATCAAATTTCGCAACTTGGATCAACGGTAAAGCAGTCTACGGTTTTTCTTCCAATTCCAGTCTTGAAGTAGGAGCGGGAATTTTATATCAAGATGAATTACGCAACGATGATTTTATAGATGAGCTGTATGCTAGCTATAAAATTTCTTGGTTGGAAATTGTCGTGGGCAGAAAACAGAAACAAGAATTCTATAATGGCCTTAGTGCCACAAACGAGAGTTTTGCCTGGTCTTTAAATGCCAGGCCGTTACCAGGAATCCAAATAAGGACCCAGCGACCTATTTATTTCAATGAAAACGAAAAGTTGGGAGTTGAATTTTCTCTAAACGAATATCTATTGGGAGACGATCGTTTCGTGAAAGCTGCGCGTTTGCACCATAAACGTTTTCATGTAGTTTACAATCCCCACCCTGGCTTTAGTATAAGGGCAGGGATCCAGCATTATGCACAATGGGCGGGTGATTCCCCCGAAAGCGGACCACAACCTAGTGGTTTTTCAGATTATCTAAGGGTGGTAAGTGGAAGAGAAGGGGGAGAAAATTCAGTTGTGGGGGATAGGATGAATGTTCTGGGGAATCATCTGGGAAGCTATGAGTTGTATCTAACCAAAAAATTTGAAAATGCCAGCGTGAAACTCATCTATAACCACTTTTTTGAAGATGGCTCTGGAACCCGTTTTGATAATTTCCCCGATGGCCGCTACGGAATCTTTTGGGAAAAGGATTCCAAGGAGGGTTTTGTAAATTCGGTTTTATATGAGTTTTATTACACAAAAAATCAGAGCACGAACAGTTTATCTCCCCATGGTAAAGATGCTTATTTTAATAATTTCCAGACCTATCGTAGCGGGTGGACCTATCAAAGAAGGGTATTGGGAGTTCCCTTTTTCGATTTTAGCGAGGAAAAGGACATTGTGGTAGGAAATCGGTTTTTAGCGCATCACGTTGGTTTTTCAGGAAGCCTCACAAAATCTCGAGAATTTGAATATAAAATATTGTCCAGCTATGTGAAGAAATACGGTGCTTATTTAAAAAGGTACAGCCCCAATCGTGAAGAGATTTATTTAAAATATGATCTTGGTTTATTTAAAGACCCATTTAATTTAAATTTGATAATGAGCGCCGAATATTCCAATATTGCTCAACCTATCTATGGAGCTGGACTAAGTTTATCCAAGCAGTTTTAA
- a CDS encoding GumC family protein, with product MSQQQAPQHQQQFQQEEEINLREELEKYLRFWPYFIASVLLCLIIAFFYLRYSTPVFQSTATIIIKDEKKGGIMSELSAFEDMGILSGMGGGNSIENEMGILRSKQLITDVAKELQLNIRYFLEGDVQTTEIYAIIPIEIQLLTQDDLKLSAAKSFKFINKEGTNFSLVNTESQTEFKGTFGKPVDLDFATIIVTKNQEQKTGPSPENNDPLIISFSTVDAAAGSYRGKIQLSLTDKNSSLIEINLNDPVKEKARDILNQLIFEYNRQAIDDKNLVAINTAKFIEDRLDIITGELDSVETGKENFKESNQLTDIQAESEMFIENASEFNKKRQDVNTQLELSNAMLDYLAKDSDSDLLPANLGISETGVNNVISEYNSLVLERNRILRGSTEKNPVIIDLNSQISQIKGNVRRSLERMRANLRIARQDLDSQASAMGSKIASVPGKEKQFRGIERQQNIKEALYLFLLQKREETSLSLAVTAPKAKIVDAAYTMDLPVSPKKKIIFLAALILGLLIPFLIIYLKHLLNNKIHSQQDMQVALKTIPLVGEIPRIAKAESEIITENDRSVLSESFRILHTNLQYLLVNAGNDTDANVLFVTSTVKGEGKTFIAFNLALTLANSGKKVLIMGADLRNPQLQRYEEDFKTNRGISDYLVNKELELKSLIKTSETHENLDLLASGSIPPNPSELWRTNKSETLFASLKENYDYVVVDTAPVMLVTDTFLISKYADLVLYVTRAGYTEKKLLNFAVDSQKAGKLHDVSFVLNDVKLANFGYGNKYGYAYGVEKEGFWQKLKAGF from the coding sequence ATGTCACAACAACAAGCCCCACAGCACCAACAGCAGTTTCAGCAGGAAGAAGAGATCAACCTGCGGGAAGAACTGGAAAAATATTTGAGGTTCTGGCCATATTTTATAGCCAGTGTTTTATTATGCTTAATAATTGCCTTCTTTTATTTACGTTATAGCACGCCAGTTTTCCAATCTACCGCCACCATTATTATAAAGGATGAAAAAAAGGGCGGCATCATGTCCGAATTGTCCGCCTTCGAGGATATGGGGATTTTAAGCGGCATGGGTGGGGGCAATAGTATAGAAAACGAAATGGGGATTTTACGCTCCAAGCAACTTATAACAGATGTGGCAAAGGAACTTCAATTGAATATCCGCTATTTCCTGGAGGGTGATGTCCAAACCACGGAAATTTACGCAATTATACCAATTGAGATCCAGCTTTTGACCCAAGACGATTTAAAATTAAGTGCTGCAAAATCCTTTAAGTTTATCAACAAGGAAGGGACGAATTTTAGTTTAGTGAATACCGAAAGCCAGACTGAATTTAAAGGAACTTTTGGAAAACCCGTAGATCTGGATTTTGCCACGATAATAGTTACAAAAAACCAAGAGCAAAAAACGGGTCCCTCACCTGAAAATAATGATCCACTTATTATAAGCTTCAGTACGGTGGATGCCGCTGCTGGGAGTTATAGGGGAAAAATTCAACTTAGTCTAACCGATAAGAATTCCAGTTTAATTGAAATAAACCTAAACGATCCTGTAAAGGAGAAAGCTAGGGATATTCTTAATCAGTTGATCTTTGAATATAACAGGCAAGCTATTGATGACAAAAACCTGGTAGCGATAAATACCGCGAAGTTCATAGAGGACAGGTTGGATATCATCACTGGCGAACTGGATTCTGTGGAAACCGGCAAAGAGAATTTTAAGGAATCCAATCAGTTAACAGATATTCAGGCAGAGTCTGAAATGTTCATAGAAAACGCGAGTGAATTCAATAAAAAAAGACAGGATGTCAACACGCAATTAGAGCTAAGCAATGCCATGTTGGATTATCTGGCAAAAGATTCAGATTCAGATCTTCTCCCTGCCAATTTGGGAATTTCAGAAACAGGGGTAAACAATGTTATTTCTGAATATAACAGCTTGGTATTGGAACGCAACAGGATTTTAAGGGGGTCCACCGAAAAAAATCCTGTAATCATAGATTTAAACAGTCAGATTTCACAAATCAAAGGAAATGTAAGAAGGAGCTTGGAACGGATGCGTGCTAACTTACGAATAGCGCGGCAAGATTTGGATAGCCAGGCTTCTGCCATGGGTTCTAAGATAGCCTCGGTACCGGGAAAAGAAAAACAATTTAGGGGCATAGAGCGTCAGCAAAATATCAAAGAAGCTTTATACCTGTTCCTGCTTCAGAAGCGGGAAGAAACGAGTTTATCTTTAGCCGTTACAGCACCTAAAGCAAAGATCGTGGATGCGGCATATACGATGGACCTGCCAGTATCCCCAAAGAAGAAGATCATATTTCTAGCTGCGCTCATCTTGGGATTATTGATTCCATTTTTGATTATTTACCTGAAACATCTCCTCAATAATAAAATCCACAGTCAGCAGGATATGCAGGTGGCCTTAAAGACCATTCCCTTGGTGGGGGAGATCCCAAGAATTGCAAAAGCGGAAAGTGAAATAATCACTGAAAATGATCGTTCGGTGCTATCGGAATCTTTTAGGATCCTGCATACCAACTTACAGTATTTGTTGGTAAATGCCGGAAATGATACCGATGCGAACGTGTTGTTTGTAACTTCCACTGTTAAAGGCGAAGGAAAAACCTTTATTGCATTTAATTTGGCATTGACCTTGGCAAATTCAGGAAAGAAAGTATTGATAATGGGTGCCGATCTTCGAAATCCGCAATTACAACGTTATGAAGAGGATTTCAAGACGAATAGGGGGATTAGTGATTATTTGGTAAACAAGGAGCTGGAGCTAAAATCCCTGATTAAGACTTCTGAAACTCATGAAAACCTTGATCTTTTAGCCTCTGGAAGTATTCCTCCAAACCCTTCAGAACTTTGGAGGACCAACAAGTCTGAAACTTTATTTGCAAGTTTAAAAGAGAATTATGATTATGTGGTGGTAGATACTGCCCCCGTTATGTTGGTAACAGATACCTTTTTAATAAGCAAATACGCCGATCTTGTTTTATATGTGACCAGGGCAGGATATACAGAGAAGAAACTTTTAAATTTTGCCGTCGATTCCCAGAAAGCCGGAAAATTGCACGATGTAAGTTTTGTGCTAAATGATGTGAAACTTGCGAATTTTGGATATGGTAATAAATACGGATATGCCTATGGAGTTGAAAAGGAAGGTTTTTGGCAAAAACTGAAAGCTGGGTTTTAG
- a CDS encoding polysaccharide biosynthesis/export family protein — protein MKSQNYLKLPLLAFFSIIFMNSCVSNKEIAYFQGLDTIQQQANASKNSLEIKPNDLLTISVSAYNMEAAMPFNLPVVGMSNGGGMDALRVSGTPQLQSYLVDSDGNIEFPQLGSLKVEGLNTQELASNLKEKISEYVQQPIVNVRLVNFQVSVLGEVNRPGTFTIPDEYLSLPKALGLAGDLSIYGQRSNVLVMREDNGAKVHGYLDLSNANVINSPFYYLQQNDVVYVEPNGAQKQAANYNRNASVYISVASVLISLIVLIAR, from the coding sequence ATGAAATCCCAAAATTATTTAAAACTGCCTTTATTAGCTTTTTTCAGCATAATCTTTATGAATTCCTGTGTTTCAAATAAAGAAATCGCCTATTTTCAAGGTTTGGATACTATACAGCAACAAGCAAATGCCTCCAAAAATAGTTTGGAAATAAAGCCAAACGATCTTTTAACCATTTCGGTCTCTGCTTATAATATGGAAGCGGCTATGCCCTTTAACCTGCCTGTAGTTGGGATGTCCAATGGTGGAGGGATGGATGCTTTAAGGGTTTCTGGAACTCCACAATTGCAATCTTATTTGGTGGATAGCGATGGTAATATTGAATTTCCACAACTTGGAAGCCTAAAGGTAGAAGGCCTAAACACACAGGAGCTTGCTTCAAACTTAAAAGAGAAGATTTCTGAATACGTACAGCAGCCCATTGTTAACGTTAGACTTGTGAATTTTCAAGTGAGCGTCTTGGGGGAAGTGAACCGCCCAGGCACTTTTACAATACCAGATGAATATTTAAGCCTTCCCAAAGCCCTCGGTTTGGCCGGTGACCTAAGTATTTACGGGCAGCGTTCCAATGTGCTGGTCATGCGCGAGGATAATGGTGCCAAGGTCCATGGTTATTTGGACCTTTCCAATGCCAATGTTATAAACTCTCCTTTTTATTATTTACAGCAAAACGATGTGGTGTATGTAGAGCCCAATGGAGCTCAAAAACAAGCTGCAAATTATAATAGGAATGCTTCTGTTTATATTTCGGTAGCCTCCGTATTAATCTCCCTAATCGTTTTGATAGCAAGATAA
- a CDS encoding polysaccharide biosynthesis protein, producing MKVLRFKDYIKIIFLRKLDGFDLSNINYLPRYIVLLIDIFLAIIALTTTHFFLNSVNVTFFSVLPNIFNIVILLSVYILFFFVFKTYSGLVRHSSFIDILKLAFASVATVFTLGVIQYLYFFYTGNKIFTMVGLVLYTVLSFTFLLIFRVFVKQIYLTFKLENRKNNKKRIAIIGIDDSSISLGKALNTTSGETFFLVGYLSERPVNKLNIGGKPVISTKPSLKNILPSLNLDGLLIIGEKLTIQKKNELINLCSDNNMQLFNAPRVEAWTLNDDITKNIKAFEIEDLLDREPILLNNLAIKKDLENKNILITGAAGSIGSELVRQIALYNPKNLILVDQAETPLYALELELNESFPDLKFRVILASISNKYRMYALFKKNSFSAVFHAAAYKHVPLIERNPREAIMVNLLGTIILAKLSSQYKVNKFVMISTDKAVNPTNVMGASKRAAEMYVRSFQHHSSNRTQFITTRFGNVLGSNGSVIPYFRNQIAKGGPVTVTHPDIIRYFMTIPEACQLVLEAGTMGKGGEILIFDMGEPVKILALAERMIELSGFKPYKDVKIEITGLRPGEKLYEELLSENTKTLPTHHSKILISKEISSNFEDIKIKTERLIKSSIRDTDKKEMVKLLKDLVPEFISKNSLFEELDYNDELIQAKI from the coding sequence ATGAAAGTTCTGCGGTTCAAAGATTATATTAAAATTATATTCCTTCGCAAGTTGGACGGTTTTGATCTTTCCAACATTAACTATTTGCCAAGATATATTGTACTTTTAATAGATATTTTCCTTGCTATAATAGCGCTAACAACAACACATTTTTTCTTAAACTCGGTAAACGTTACTTTTTTTTCTGTGCTGCCTAATATTTTCAATATTGTTATATTACTGAGCGTTTATATTTTATTCTTTTTTGTTTTTAAAACCTATTCTGGTCTAGTTCGCCATTCATCTTTTATAGATATTTTGAAACTGGCTTTTGCTTCGGTTGCAACTGTTTTTACCTTGGGGGTCATACAGTATTTGTACTTTTTCTATACAGGGAATAAAATATTTACAATGGTTGGCCTGGTTCTTTATACAGTACTTTCTTTTACCTTCTTACTTATCTTTAGGGTTTTTGTAAAGCAAATCTATTTAACATTCAAATTAGAAAACCGAAAAAACAACAAAAAGAGGATTGCGATTATTGGGATAGATGATAGTTCCATATCTTTAGGAAAAGCTTTGAATACGACTTCCGGGGAAACTTTTTTTCTTGTAGGTTACTTATCGGAGAGGCCCGTAAATAAATTAAATATTGGTGGAAAACCTGTAATTTCTACAAAACCCTCACTTAAAAATATATTGCCCTCATTAAACCTAGATGGTTTACTTATTATTGGGGAAAAATTAACAATCCAAAAAAAAAATGAATTAATAAATTTATGTTCAGATAATAATATGCAGTTGTTCAATGCCCCCAGGGTGGAGGCCTGGACATTGAACGATGATATCACGAAAAACATAAAGGCTTTTGAAATTGAAGATCTTCTGGATAGGGAACCAATTCTTCTTAATAATCTAGCTATCAAGAAAGACCTGGAAAATAAGAACATCCTTATTACCGGTGCCGCTGGATCCATAGGTAGCGAATTGGTGCGGCAAATAGCATTATACAATCCTAAAAATTTAATTCTTGTTGATCAAGCTGAAACGCCTTTGTACGCTTTAGAACTTGAGCTGAACGAAAGTTTTCCAGATTTAAAATTTAGGGTAATCCTAGCAAGCATAAGCAATAAATACCGGATGTACGCGCTTTTTAAAAAGAACAGTTTTTCTGCTGTTTTTCATGCTGCTGCATACAAACATGTGCCCTTAATTGAAAGGAACCCTAGGGAGGCAATTATGGTTAATTTATTGGGAACGATAATATTGGCAAAACTCTCAAGCCAATATAAGGTAAACAAATTTGTCATGATTTCCACAGATAAAGCGGTAAACCCTACGAATGTAATGGGGGCCTCTAAAAGAGCGGCAGAAATGTATGTGCGATCTTTCCAACACCACAGCAGTAATAGGACACAATTTATTACTACGCGTTTTGGAAATGTACTTGGTTCTAATGGTTCAGTAATTCCTTATTTCAGGAATCAAATAGCAAAAGGAGGACCGGTTACGGTCACTCATCCAGATATTATTAGATATTTCATGACCATTCCAGAGGCTTGCCAATTAGTTCTTGAAGCAGGCACCATGGGAAAAGGGGGTGAGATTTTAATTTTTGATATGGGAGAACCCGTAAAAATTTTAGCTCTTGCTGAAAGGATGATCGAGCTTTCAGGATTTAAGCCATATAAGGATGTAAAAATTGAAATAACAGGTTTACGCCCGGGAGAAAAACTATATGAAGAGTTACTTAGCGAAAACACCAAAACACTTCCAACTCATCATAGCAAAATCCTCATTTCGAAAGAAATATCCTCTAACTTTGAAGACATTAAAATAAAAACTGAAAGATTAATAAAATCGTCTATACGTGATACAGACAAAAAAGAGATGGTGAAATTGCTCAAAGATCTAGTACCGGAATTTATAAGTAAAAATTCACTTTTCGAGGAACTCGACTATAATGATGAATTGATTCAGGCTAAGATTTAA